The following are from one region of the Nicotiana tomentosiformis chromosome 7, ASM39032v3, whole genome shotgun sequence genome:
- the LOC138896092 gene encoding uncharacterized protein — translation MAVELKTNTPNQQVAKIARSGAPVVQRSQVAHFAQPLSSAPPAQGAFSARGVGWADTGCPRGGGQARFYAFLGRTEPVTSELVITSTVPVCHRDASLLFDRGLAYSYVSSYFVPYLDISRDSLSSPIYVSTALGDSIVMDRVYRSCLVVIGGFETRVDLLLVSMVHFDVILGMDWLSPYHAILDCHAKNVTLATPGLPRLECRGALDYVPSRVISFLKAQRMVEKGCDAYLAFVRVPVLILLPLSKF, via the exons atggctgtGGAGTTGAAGACAAATACTCCAAATCAGCAGGTGGCTAAGATTGCACGAAG tggtgctccggttgttcagaggtctcaggttgcacactttgctcaaccactttctagtgcacctcctgcacaggGTGCCTTCAGCG CTAGGGGTGTGGGATGGGCGGATACTGGTTGCCCTAGAGGAGGGGgccaggccagattctatgcttttttggGTAGAACAGAGCCAGTTACTTCAGAATTAGTCATCACAAGTACGGTTCCGGTTTGCCACAGGGATGCATCACTCTTATTTGATCGAGGATTagcttattcatatgtgtcatcttactttgttccgtatttggatatatctcgtgattctttgagctctcctatttatgtgtccacggctttgggagattctattgttatggaccgtgtgtatcggtcgtgcttAGTTGtcattggtggttttgagaccagagttgatctattgttagtTAGTATGGTacactttgatgttatcttgggcatggactggttgtcgccctatcatgctattctagattgtcacgccaagaatGTGACGCTGGCTACACCAGGTTTACCACGGTTAGAGTGTAGGGGtgctttggattatgttcctagcagggttatatcatttctaaaggctcagcgaatggttgagaaggggtgtgatgcttatctagcctttgtgagagtaccggtgctgatactcctaccattgagtaaGTTttag
- the LOC104101207 gene encoding uncharacterized protein At2g37660, chloroplastic-like, translating into MSQRNFNQPHKPPQQIEESTNDLLKKLLLDNQQLRTDFRNLERQMGYLAANQITRPAGTLPSDTEKNPQVNAVTLRNRRELEEVPKKIKDKPIPEGELTPKATHESKKDEASSVVYIVGSIVYKKLKERSEKYTARGLVRTEESKQKIGGADDVYIGDIRDTESIIPAIQGIDALVILTSAVPKMKPGFDPTQGGRPEFYFEDGAYPEQVDWIGQKNQIDAAKAAGVKQIVLVGSMGGTNPNHPLNSIGNGNILVCSLTLFLLL; encoded by the exons ATGTCCCAAAGAAATTTCAATCAACCTCataagccaccccaacaaatagaaGAGAGTACAAATGACTTGTTAAAGAAGTTGTTGcttgacaatcaacagctcaggaccgatttcagaaatcttgagaggcaaatggggtaTTTAGCAGCAAATCAAATTACTAGACCTGCAGGcactcttcccagtgatacagagaagaatcctcaagttaatgcagttacactcagaaataggagggaactagaagaagtgccaaagaagataaaggacaagcctatacctgagggggagtTGACTCCTAAAGCAACGCACGAGTCAAAGAAAGATGAAGCCAGTTCAG TTGTTTACATTGTAGGATCAATTGTTTATAAGAAGTTGAAGGAGAGGTCAGAGAAATATACAGCGAGAGGATTGGTTAGAACGGAGGAAAGCAAACAAAAAATTGGCGGTGCCGATGATGTTTATATTGGTGATATCAGGGATACTGAGAGTATTATTCCTGCCATACAAGGTATTGATGCTCTTGTTATTCTTACAAGTGCTGTGCCAAAAATGAAGCCCGGGTTTGATCCAACTCAAGGTGGAAGACCGGAATTCTATTTTGAGGATGGGGCATACCCTGAACAG GTAGACTGGATTGGCCAGAAGAACCAAATAGATGCTG CTAAAGCTGCTGGTGTGAAGCAGATCGTGCTAGTTGGGTCAATGGGAGGGACAAATCCTAACCACCCCTTGAACAGTATTGGCAACGGGAATATATTGGTTTGTTCCTTgactctttttcttttactttga